In Bradyrhizobium lablabi, one DNA window encodes the following:
- the pncB gene encoding nicotinate phosphoribosyltransferase: MAVTDIASRTYNHGWRLDPIVRSLLDTDFYKLLMQQMIREFYPNQQVTFSVINRSRHVRLAEIIDEGELRAQLDHARTIRFSKKELIWLAGNTFYGKTQMFSPDFINWLSNFRLPEYELHKVDGQYELHFHGPWTHTTMWEIPALAILNELRSRQVMKGQGRFVLDVLYARAKAKLWSKVERLRKLEGLRLSDFGTRRRHGFLWQRWCVEAVKEGLGPSFTGTSNVLLAMDNDLEAIGTNAHELPMVAAALANDDTELRWAPYRILDQWRHTYGGNLLIALPDAFGTKSFLRDAPEWVADWTGFRPDSAPPISAGEEIIKWWKQKGRDPKEKLLVFSDGMDVGSIEETFRHFAGRVRISFGWGTNLTNDFVGCAPDGSVDLDPISIVCKVTSVDGRPAVKLSDNPEKATGSASEVERYLRVFGDAGRVRTAVHV; the protein is encoded by the coding sequence ATGGCAGTCACAGATATCGCATCGCGTACCTACAATCACGGCTGGCGGCTCGACCCGATCGTGCGCAGCCTGCTCGATACCGATTTTTACAAGCTGTTGATGCAGCAAATGATTCGGGAATTTTATCCGAATCAGCAGGTGACCTTTTCGGTGATCAACCGCTCGCGGCATGTGCGGCTTGCCGAAATCATCGACGAGGGCGAACTGCGCGCCCAGCTCGATCACGCCCGCACCATTCGCTTTTCCAAGAAGGAGCTGATCTGGCTCGCCGGCAATACCTTCTACGGCAAGACCCAGATGTTCTCGCCTGACTTCATCAACTGGCTTAGCAACTTCCGCCTGCCCGAATATGAGCTGCACAAGGTCGACGGCCAGTACGAACTGCATTTTCATGGGCCATGGACCCACACCACGATGTGGGAGATTCCGGCACTCGCCATTCTCAACGAATTGCGCTCGCGCCAGGTGATGAAAGGCCAAGGGCGCTTTGTCCTCGACGTGCTCTATGCCCGCGCCAAGGCAAAGCTGTGGAGCAAGGTCGAGCGGCTGCGCAAATTGGAAGGCTTGAGGCTTTCGGATTTCGGAACCCGCCGCCGCCACGGATTTTTGTGGCAACGCTGGTGCGTTGAGGCCGTCAAGGAAGGCCTCGGCCCCTCCTTCACCGGCACCTCTAATGTGTTGCTGGCGATGGACAATGATCTGGAAGCGATCGGGACCAACGCGCATGAATTGCCGATGGTGGCGGCCGCGCTCGCCAACGACGACACCGAATTGCGCTGGGCGCCGTATCGTATCCTCGATCAATGGCGTCATACCTATGGCGGCAATCTTCTGATCGCGCTGCCCGACGCCTTCGGCACCAAATCGTTCCTGCGCGACGCGCCGGAATGGGTAGCGGACTGGACCGGCTTTCGCCCCGACAGCGCGCCGCCGATCTCGGCCGGCGAAGAAATCATAAAATGGTGGAAGCAGAAGGGCCGCGATCCCAAGGAAAAACTCCTGGTGTTCTCCGACGGCATGGACGTCGGATCGATCGAGGAGACGTTTCGGCATTTCGCCGGGCGGGTGCGGATCAGCTTTGGCTGGGGCACCAACCTGACCAACGATTTCGTCGGCTGCGCGCCGGACGGTTCGGTCGATCTCGATCCGATCTCGATCGTGTGCAAAGTGACATCGGTCGACGGCCGGCCGGCGGTGAAACTCTCGGACAATCCGGAAAAGGCCACCGGCAGCGCGTCCGAAGTGGAGCGCTATTTGCGCGTCTTCGGCGACGCCGGCCGCGTCCGCACCGCGGTGCATGTGTGA
- a CDS encoding molybdopterin cofactor-binding domain-containing protein, translated as MAAPGSPDNRTILAGALSVVRPAGSDGTFETFVKITADGSVTAFNGHVDLGTGIRTALGQIVAEELDVSFARVVVVLGDTSRVPNQGATIASETIQITAVPLRNAAAQARRFLIARAAERLELPVEDLTIEDGLIRGRDNRSVSYGELIAGETIRLELAEDVPVKPVNAYTIVGQSQPRVDLPAKATGELVYVHDVRVPGMLHGRVVRPPYAGVDAGAFVGTSLIAVDETSVRDIPGLVAVVTIGDFVGVIAEREENAIKAAAQLRVTWKPTPNLPDLKDVATALRANPSTPRTLIDKGDVDAAIAAAAKPMQRTYIWPYQMHGSIGPSCAVADYQDGHIKVWSGTQNPHLLRADLALLLARPETDIDLIRMEAAGCYGRNCADDVSADAVLLSRAAGRPVRVQLTREQEHAWEPKGAAQLMDVKGGLNEDGSVAGYDFATRYPSNGAPTLALLLTGTIAPIADVFEMGDRTAIPPYDYDTMRVVVHDMPPIVRAAWLRGVSALPNTFAHESYIDELAAEASVDPIEYRLRYLKDPRAVDLVNAVAERAGWTPRPHRQEPKAEGDIVRGRGFAYALYVHSKFPGYGAAWSAWIADVAVNKATGDVSVTRVVAGQDSGLMINPDGVRHQIHGNVIQSTSRALMEEVSFDRSFVTSREWGAYPIIKFPELPKIDVLMLPRQDQPPLGVGESASVPSAAAIANAIYDATGVRFRELPFTPERILRGLHGEQQAAPSVTSLAAPTLAASSDKWQNPFAKRRGVLATVAALCAAVVGIGTAVLPWRAIAPIARPEASTYSQATIARGRQLAALGDCAVCHTDANGAINAGGRAIETPFGTIYSTNITPDVETGIGAWSYPAFERAMREGIHRDGRHLYPAFPYPHFAKAIDADLQALYAFVMAQSPVRAVTPKNTLAFPFNLRPLMAGWNALFHQATVFEPDATKSETWNRGAYLVEGLGHCGACHSPRNALGAETAKAYLAGGFAEGWEAPPLTSLSHAPIPWSEDELFAYLRKGESRFHGVAAGPMAPVVKELAALPDQDIRAMAVYLASFNENAIYRAAQDALAAKLETSTGTRAVSASPIGVRLYEGACAVCHAVGGAPLFGSRPSLALNSNLHSAVPDNLIQVILHGIAVPASSDLGYMPAFKDSMTDAQIAELVAYLRQQFAPDKPAWTGVAGAIRQARQGVTR; from the coding sequence ATGGCCGCGCCAGGCTCTCCGGACAATCGCACGATTCTCGCCGGCGCACTGTCGGTGGTGCGCCCGGCCGGGTCGGACGGCACGTTCGAAACTTTTGTCAAGATCACGGCTGATGGGTCGGTCACCGCCTTCAACGGGCATGTCGACCTCGGCACCGGAATCCGCACTGCGCTCGGACAGATCGTCGCCGAAGAACTCGACGTCTCCTTTGCGCGCGTCGTCGTCGTGCTCGGCGATACTTCGCGCGTACCCAATCAGGGCGCGACGATTGCGAGCGAAACGATCCAGATCACGGCGGTTCCCCTGCGCAACGCCGCGGCCCAGGCGCGGCGTTTTTTGATCGCGCGCGCCGCGGAGCGGCTTGAGCTTCCCGTTGAAGACCTCACAATCGAGGACGGCCTGATCCGCGGGCGCGACAACCGCAGCGTCAGCTACGGCGAATTGATTGCCGGCGAGACCATCCGGCTCGAGCTTGCCGAAGATGTGCCGGTGAAGCCGGTGAATGCCTACACCATCGTTGGGCAATCGCAGCCGCGCGTCGATCTGCCGGCAAAAGCGACCGGTGAACTGGTCTATGTCCACGACGTCCGCGTGCCCGGCATGCTGCATGGCCGCGTCGTGCGTCCGCCCTATGCCGGCGTCGATGCCGGCGCTTTTGTCGGCACCAGCCTGATCGCGGTCGACGAAACCTCGGTGCGCGATATTCCGGGACTGGTCGCCGTCGTCACGATCGGCGATTTCGTCGGCGTCATCGCCGAGCGCGAGGAAAACGCGATCAAGGCGGCGGCACAGCTTCGGGTCACATGGAAGCCGACGCCGAATTTGCCCGATCTCAAGGACGTCGCCACCGCGCTGCGCGCCAATCCCTCAACGCCGCGGACCCTGATCGACAAGGGCGACGTCGATGCTGCCATTGCCGCCGCCGCAAAGCCGATGCAACGGACCTACATCTGGCCTTACCAGATGCACGGTTCGATCGGTCCGTCCTGCGCTGTCGCCGACTATCAGGACGGGCACATCAAGGTGTGGTCCGGCACGCAAAATCCCCACCTCCTGCGCGCCGATCTCGCGCTGCTGCTGGCGCGCCCGGAGACCGACATCGATTTGATCCGGATGGAGGCCGCCGGCTGCTACGGCCGGAACTGCGCCGACGACGTTTCAGCCGACGCGGTGCTTCTATCGCGCGCGGCCGGCCGGCCCGTCCGCGTGCAATTGACGCGCGAACAGGAGCACGCCTGGGAGCCAAAGGGCGCCGCGCAACTGATGGACGTCAAGGGCGGGTTGAATGAGGACGGCAGCGTCGCGGGCTACGATTTTGCCACACGCTATCCATCCAACGGCGCGCCGACTTTGGCATTGCTGCTGACCGGCACGATCGCGCCGATCGCGGACGTATTCGAGATGGGCGACCGCACCGCGATCCCGCCTTACGATTACGACACCATGCGTGTAGTCGTGCACGACATGCCGCCTATCGTCCGCGCGGCCTGGCTGCGCGGCGTCTCGGCATTGCCGAACACGTTTGCGCATGAATCCTATATCGACGAACTCGCCGCTGAGGCCAGCGTCGATCCGATCGAATATCGCCTGCGTTACTTGAAGGACCCTCGCGCGGTCGATCTCGTCAACGCGGTGGCCGAGCGCGCCGGCTGGACTCCACGTCCGCACCGGCAAGAACCCAAAGCCGAAGGCGACATCGTGCGTGGGCGCGGCTTTGCCTACGCGCTCTATGTGCACAGCAAGTTTCCGGGTTATGGCGCGGCGTGGTCGGCCTGGATCGCCGACGTCGCCGTCAACAAGGCGACCGGCGATGTCAGCGTGACGCGCGTGGTCGCGGGTCAGGATTCCGGGCTGATGATCAATCCGGACGGCGTCCGCCACCAGATCCATGGCAACGTCATCCAGTCGACGAGCCGCGCGCTGATGGAGGAAGTCTCATTCGACCGCAGCTTCGTGACGAGCCGCGAATGGGGCGCCTACCCCATCATCAAATTTCCTGAATTGCCAAAAATCGACGTCTTGATGCTGCCGCGCCAGGATCAGCCGCCGCTCGGCGTCGGCGAATCCGCCTCCGTCCCGAGTGCAGCGGCCATTGCCAACGCCATCTATGATGCCACCGGCGTGCGGTTTCGCGAATTGCCGTTCACGCCGGAACGCATTCTCCGGGGATTGCACGGCGAACAGCAGGCGGCGCCCAGCGTAACATCGTTGGCGGCCCCGACGCTGGCGGCTTCGAGCGACAAATGGCAAAATCCATTTGCAAAGCGTCGTGGCGTACTCGCAACCGTTGCGGCTTTATGTGCTGCGGTGGTTGGCATCGGAACCGCCGTGCTGCCTTGGCGAGCGATCGCGCCGATCGCGCGGCCTGAAGCGTCGACCTATTCGCAAGCGACCATCGCGCGCGGCCGGCAATTGGCCGCGCTCGGCGACTGCGCGGTCTGTCACACCGACGCGAACGGCGCGATCAATGCCGGCGGCCGCGCCATCGAAACGCCGTTCGGCACGATCTACTCAACCAACATCACCCCCGACGTCGAAACCGGCATCGGCGCATGGTCCTATCCCGCCTTTGAGCGCGCGATGCGCGAAGGCATTCACCGCGACGGGAGGCATCTCTATCCGGCATTTCCATATCCGCATTTCGCCAAGGCCATCGATGCCGACCTGCAGGCGCTCTATGCTTTTGTGATGGCGCAGTCGCCAGTGCGCGCCGTAACTCCAAAGAACACATTGGCGTTTCCGTTCAATCTGCGTCCGCTAATGGCGGGATGGAATGCGCTGTTCCACCAAGCAACCGTGTTCGAACCCGACGCGACGAAGTCGGAGACATGGAATCGCGGCGCCTATCTGGTCGAAGGCCTTGGCCATTGCGGCGCCTGCCATTCGCCGCGCAATGCGCTCGGGGCTGAGACGGCAAAGGCCTATCTCGCAGGCGGTTTCGCGGAAGGCTGGGAAGCGCCGCCGCTGACCTCGCTGTCGCACGCGCCGATCCCCTGGAGCGAGGACGAACTGTTTGCCTATCTGCGCAAGGGAGAATCCCGCTTTCACGGCGTCGCCGCGGGCCCGATGGCACCGGTGGTGAAGGAGCTTGCGGCGTTACCCGATCAGGACATCCGCGCCATGGCGGTCTATCTCGCCTCGTTCAACGAGAACGCGATCTACAGGGCGGCACAGGACGCCCTCGCCGCGAAACTTGAAACCTCAACCGGCACCCGGGCAGTCTCGGCCTCGCCGATCGGCGTGCGCCTTTATGAAGGCGCCTGCGCGGTTTGCCATGCGGTGGGCGGCGCGCCGCTGTTCGGCAGCCGGCCGTCGTTGGCACTGAACAGCAATCTGCACAGCGCTGTTCCCGACAATCTGATCCAGGTGATCCTGCACGGCATCGCCGTTCCAGCCTCGAGCGATCTCGGCTACATGCCGGCCTTCAAGGACAGCATGACCGACGCCCAGATCGCCGAACTGGTGGCGTATCTGCGGCAGCAATTCGCCCCCGACAAGCCGGCCTGGACCGGGGTAGCGGGCGCCATTCGCCAAGCCCGACAAGGGGTTACGCGCTGA
- a CDS encoding (2Fe-2S)-binding protein, with protein sequence MTQTTIRLTVNGRIHDVSADPDTALLYVLRNDLELNGPKYGCGLGECGACAVLIDGVAARACVIPIDGCVGREIVTLEGLGSREHPDPVQDAFIKEQAAQCGYCLNGMIISTKALLLRNPKPSKAEIEEALHYHLCRCGAHIEIMRAAMRAAGHLAEAQD encoded by the coding sequence ATGACGCAGACCACGATCCGCCTGACGGTTAACGGCCGGATTCATGATGTCAGCGCCGACCCTGATACCGCGCTGCTTTACGTGCTACGCAACGATCTCGAATTGAACGGGCCGAAATACGGTTGCGGGCTAGGGGAATGCGGCGCTTGCGCCGTGCTGATCGACGGCGTCGCGGCGCGCGCCTGCGTGATCCCGATCGATGGCTGCGTCGGGCGCGAGATCGTAACGCTGGAGGGCCTGGGCTCGCGCGAACATCCCGACCCGGTGCAGGACGCCTTTATCAAGGAACAGGCCGCGCAATGCGGTTATTGCCTCAACGGCATGATCATCAGCACCAAGGCGCTGCTGCTGCGCAACCCGAAGCCATCCAAGGCGGAGATTGAAGAAGCGCTGCACTACCATTTGTGCCGATGTGGCGCGCATATCGAAATCATGCGCGCCGCGATGCGGGCGGCAGGCCACCTCGCCGAGGCGCAAGATTGA